The Erigeron canadensis isolate Cc75 chromosome 4, C_canadensis_v1, whole genome shotgun sequence genome window below encodes:
- the LOC122597356 gene encoding putative F-box/FBD/LRR-repeat protein At5g56810, whose product MKIQRLTSDIINTLPKNIVENILTLMPIQDALKTSILSKKWRHRWKSMPKLAFDDNHVENGFFQENFESEGGNEFTFVELLPCVPLVRTLDLSRFYMMMYGRKLRVQQSSIDFHNLSSFDLDHLKELRILKFCNLLPEMEFLELIMAKSRVLEKARLALSAKLSADDELTMLRDLVRVPFPRASPTAKLIIERPKSLS is encoded by the exons ATGAAAATTCAACGCCTAACTTCCGATATAATTAACACCCTTCCAAAAAACATAGTTGAGAATATTTTAACACTTATGCCAATCCAAGATGCATTGAAAACAAGCATTTTGTCTAAGAAATGGAGGCATCGTTGGAAAAGCATGCCCAAACTTGCATTTGATGACAACCATGTTGAG AATGGGTTTTTTCAAGAGAACTTTGAATCTGAAGGAGGAAATGAGTTTACATTTGTTGAGCTTTTACCATGTGTGCCTTTGGTTAGAACCTTGGATCTCTCGAGGTTTTATATGATG ATGTATGGCAGAAAGTTACGTGTTCAACAATCTTCCATAGACTTTCATAATCTGTCAAGTTTTGACTTGGATCATCTCAAGGAACTACGGATACTAAAGTTCTGTAACTTACTTCCTGAGATGGAATTTTTGGAGCTCATTATGGCCAAGTCACGTGTGTTAGAGAAAGCAAGATTAGCGCTTAGTGCCAAACTCTCTGCCGATGATGAACTGACGATGTTAAGAGACTTGGTACGGGTGCCATTTCCACGTGCATCGCCAACAGCAAAGCTTATCATCGAACGCCCTAAATCTTTGTCGTGA
- the LOC122597357 gene encoding protein ALP1-like: MSSSSSSTSFDSFGSEDYDDAIESAVVGAVTLAMRVAQEEEEEEEEERPRFTRRVVLVRRRAEAQENLMRDYFADQPTYTTRQFRRRFRMHKGLFLKIVGDMEREYRYFQQRVNAAGKFGFTALQKCTVAIRQLAYGVTSDLLDEYLQMAERTSREALGHFCSGVIQLYGHTYLRRPTWTDLQRIYDVHERVHGFPGMIGSIDCMHWPWEMCPTAWRGTHTRGDIGSYNDINVFESSPVLEDLVSGLVPSASFFANGNFYKRGYYLGDGIYPEYATFVKTFTDPIDEKRKLFKKKQESTRKGIERAFGVLKKRWKILNHPAQYWDKELMQDVIYSCIILHNMILEDEDKTICQDYNPDEPSLVPGYWEQMTPLEQRIQNRHVIKSRETHNMLTADLVDHLWSTQAHDFDPDNEDLPDLNEYVSSDDE, encoded by the exons ATGTCGTCTTCATCATCGTCGACCTCTTTTGATTCGTTCGGTTCCGAGGATTACGATGATGCTATTGAAAGTGCCGTTGTTGGCGCCGTTACTTTGGCCATGAGGGTCGCGCAAgaggaggaggaagaggaagaagaagagaggCCGCGTTTTACTAGAAGGGTGGTTCTTGTACGTCGTCGCGCAGAGGCACAAGAAAACTTGATGCGAGACTACTTCGCGGATCAACCAACTTACACCACGAGACAATTTAGACGGCGGTTTAGAATGCATAAAGGtttgtttttaaagattgttGGCGACATGGAACGAGAATATAGATATTTTCAACAAAGGGTGAACGCCGCGGGAAAGTTTGGTTTTACCGCACTTCAAAAGTGTACAGTCGCAATTCGACAACTAGCGTACGGCGTGACGAGTGATTTGCTTGACGAGTATTTGCAAATGGCGGAGAGGACCTCACGGGAGGCGCTTGGCCATTTTTGTAGTg GCGTAATTCAATTGTATGGCCATACATACCTACGTAGACCAACATGGACTGATCTTCAGCGTATATATGATGTGCATGAAAGAGTTCATGGTTTTCCCGGTATGATTGGTAGTATTGACTGTATGCATTGGCCATGGGAGATGTGTCCCACAGCATGGAGAGGCACTCACACACGGGGTGACATAG GGTCTTATAATGACATCAACGTATTCGAGTCATCTCCTGTGCTTGAAGATCTTGTATCCGGTTTGGTGCCCTCAg CTTCATTTTTTGCAAATGGTAACTTCTATAAGAGAGGGTACTACCTAGGGGACGGGATATACCCCGAGTATGCTACATTCGTCAAGACTTTTACCGATCCAATTGACGAGAAGAGAAAGCTTTTTAAGAAAAAGCAAGAGTCGACACGTAAAGGTATAGAAAGGGCTTTTGGTGTGTTGAAAAAAAGATGGAAGATCCTTAATCATCCGGCTCAGTATTGGGACAAGGAACTCATGCAAGACGTGATTTATTCTTGTATCATCTTGCATAACATGATATTGGAGGACGAGGACAAGACCATATGTCAAGACTACAATCCGGATGAACCTTCTCTAGTACCGGGCTATTGGGAGCAAATGACTCCATTGGAACAACGAATTCAAAACCGTCATGTTATTAAAAGTCGAGAAACACACAATATGCTTACGGCGGACTTGGTTGATCATCTTTGGTCGACCCAAGCACATGACTTTGATCCCGATAACGAGGACCTCCCGGATCTCAACGAGTATGTTAGTTCGGACGATGAGTAG